In Litoribacterium kuwaitense, a single window of DNA contains:
- a CDS encoding YuzB family protein, whose amino-acid sequence MNPMIEFCVTNLANGSQEALEKLENDPNLDVLEYGCLSYCTVCATSLYALVNGDVVTADEPNELVERIYQHIEENPMF is encoded by the coding sequence ATGAACCCAATGATTGAATTCTGTGTCACAAATCTGGCCAATGGGTCACAGGAAGCATTGGAAAAGTTAGAGAATGACCCTAATCTAGATGTGCTTGAATACGGATGCTTAAGCTATTGTACTGTGTGTGCGACGTCTCTGTATGCTCTCGTCAATGGAGATGTAGTCACAGCAGACGAGCCAAATGAACTCGTTGAGCGCATTTATCAACATATTGAAGAAAACCCTATGTTTTAA
- a CDS encoding NAD(P)/FAD-dependent oxidoreductase — MKQVVILGGGYGGLRVLQRLLAGDLPNDVQLTLIDRVPYHCMKTEYYALAAGTISDQDVRVSFPVHDQLTLINDEVTDIHLDEQTISLKNEKPVAYDELVVALGCEDKYHNVPGTDEHTCSIQSIEQCRLSTQRLNNLHHGGSVGIVGAGLSGVELASELCESRPDLKIMLFDRGENILSNFPKRLSNYVQKWFTEHGVQVINGSNITKVEHETLFNNGDPVHCDVIVWTAGIQASHLVRNLPIEKDRSGRAVITKHHHLPDHPNVFISGDCASLPHAPSAQLAESQGDQIAQVLQARWKDEPLPEEFPPFKLKGVLGSLGKKHGFGLVGDRPITGRVPRLLKSGVLWMTKYHNG, encoded by the coding sequence ATGAAGCAAGTGGTGATTCTGGGAGGCGGCTACGGAGGCCTTCGTGTATTGCAGCGATTGCTGGCCGGTGATTTGCCGAACGATGTCCAGCTGACTTTAATCGATCGGGTACCTTATCATTGTATGAAAACCGAATATTATGCGCTCGCGGCTGGCACGATTTCTGACCAAGATGTTCGTGTGTCGTTCCCTGTTCATGATCAACTTACACTCATCAACGATGAAGTGACAGACATTCATTTGGATGAACAGACCATTTCTCTAAAAAATGAAAAACCTGTCGCTTATGACGAGCTCGTGGTCGCTCTAGGATGCGAAGATAAGTACCATAATGTACCTGGTACTGACGAGCATACGTGTAGCATTCAATCGATTGAACAATGTCGCCTGAGCACTCAACGGTTAAACAACTTACACCATGGCGGATCGGTTGGCATTGTAGGCGCTGGACTAAGTGGAGTTGAACTCGCCAGTGAACTATGTGAAAGCCGTCCTGATTTAAAAATTATGTTGTTTGACAGAGGCGAAAACATTTTATCAAACTTTCCGAAACGACTTAGCAATTATGTACAAAAATGGTTTACAGAGCACGGCGTACAAGTCATCAATGGATCAAATATTACAAAGGTCGAGCATGAAACCCTTTTTAATAATGGTGACCCTGTTCACTGTGATGTCATCGTTTGGACTGCTGGTATTCAAGCCAGTCACCTTGTCCGTAATTTGCCGATTGAAAAGGATCGAAGTGGAAGAGCTGTCATTACAAAGCACCATCACCTTCCAGATCATCCGAACGTGTTTATCTCAGGGGATTGTGCCAGCCTTCCCCACGCACCGAGCGCACAACTTGCCGAATCACAAGGTGATCAAATTGCGCAAGTTTTGCAGGCACGTTGGAAAGACGAGCCTCTGCCTGAGGAATTTCCACCATTTAAACTAAAAGGTGTCCTTGGCTCACTTGGAAAAA